The Psychrobacter raelei genome contains the following window.
CGATGCCATAGTCATCATCGATGTTTTTTATACTAAACTGCACCTGTTGTCTTGCCATAACCGGTATCCTTTTTTACATCGCCCTAAAGCTATAGGTTTGATTAATGAGTGTCTAACACACTAAAGCCTTTCACCAAGTCATCAATCTGTTTTAACTGTGATAAAAAGGCTTCTAATTGGCTCATTCTCAGCGCACAAGGGCCATCACATTTGGCCACTTCAGGCTCAGGATGCGCCTCTAAGAATAGCCCTGCAAGCCCAGTGGCCATACCTGCACGTGCCAGCGTGGTAATCTGCTCGCGGCGTCCACCGGCACTGTCACTGCGCGCACCTGGCTGTTGTAAGCTGTGTGTCACATCAAAGAACACCGGCACATCCATCTGTTTCATAGTATCAAAGCCAAGCATATCTACTACTAGGTTATTGTAACCAAAAGCTGTGCCTCGCTCGCATAAGATAATCTTATCGTTACCTGCTTCTAGACACTTATTAATGATATGGCGCATTTCGTGAGGGGCTAAGAACTGTGCCTTTTTGATATTAATAATTGCCCCTGTTTTGGCCATAGCTTGTACCAAATCAGTCTGACGACTCAAAAACGCTGGCAATTGAATAACATCTGCCACCTCTGCCACAGGCTCGGCTTGATACGGCTCATGTACATCTGTGATGATGGGCACATTGTATTTTTCTTTGATTTGACTCAGCCAGTCCACCCCTTTTTCTAAGCCGGGTCCACGGTAAGAGTTTAAGCTTGAGCGGTTGGCCTTATCGAAGCTGGCTTTGAATACATAACCGATACCCAAACGATTACAGATATCGATATAACCTTCTG
Protein-coding sequences here:
- the kdsA gene encoding 3-deoxy-8-phosphooctulonate synthase; translation: MTALTQAQSHLQLNDMTIGNDQPFVLFGGMNVLESKELAFEIAEGYIDICNRLGIGYVFKASFDKANRSSLNSYRGPGLEKGVDWLSQIKEKYNVPIITDVHEPYQAEPVAEVADVIQLPAFLSRQTDLVQAMAKTGAIINIKKAQFLAPHEMRHIINKCLEAGNDKIILCERGTAFGYNNLVVDMLGFDTMKQMDVPVFFDVTHSLQQPGARSDSAGGRREQITTLARAGMATGLAGLFLEAHPEPEVAKCDGPCALRMSQLEAFLSQLKQIDDLVKGFSVLDTH